In Methanofollis aquaemaris, the genomic window GATCGGAGGTCGGGACTTCAAGCGTGGGTTCAGGCGTGGGAAGAGAGGTCGGAACCTCGGATGTGGGTACGGACGTCGGGTCGGGTGTGGGAACAGCGGTCGGTTCAGGCGTGGGCACCGTCTTCTGCTGCCCCGGCGCATGCGCCAGACCCGGAGGGGTGTCCTGACCCTGGCCGCGGCCGGCCGTGTCCTTCGCGGCGTGATCGGGCACTGCCTGTACAGGACACATCAGAACGAGGAGAATGAGAAGAAGAACGACTACCGACCGCCACTGCATCCAGGTGCCTCCATACACAACAGCATTCGACATCCCCGCATATCAAGCCTGATGATCGCTCTTCTGCCCGGACGGCGGGACGGTGAAGAGGAGGCGGGCCCCCTGCGGACCGCGGGCGAGGTCGATGATGTCGCCGTCCTCAAGAAGGCGACGTTCGTGCCGGCGGAGTGGTACGGCGTTCACCTGGGTGCCGCCGGTGCTCTCGCAGTCCTCGATCTGCCATGCCTCTCCGGCCGCCACAAGGCGGCAGTGCGGACGGGAGACGCGGGTGACCGCGGTGTAGGCCGGAGAGAGAGCGATCGCCTCGACACCGGCGCCGGCACCCGCGGGGTCTTCTCTTCCGAGGGCATACCGGCGCCCCTCAAGGGGGAAGACCGTTCCGTCTTCAGGCCCGCCGACAACGAGGAGAAGAGACACGTTCCCGAAGAACGTCGAAGAGACCTGGTCTCTCATCTCCCGCAGCCTGAGCGAGACCCCGTGAGTGTCCGCCGCGATCCCGAGGTTCCCGAAGAGGGCGAGGTTCTGGACCACCCGTTCGAGCCCGCCGGGGACCAGGGCATACTTCCAGACCGGATGCACCCCGGTCGCCGTCTCGCCCGAGAGCCCGGCCTCTTTCGTGACCAGGCCGGCAAGAAGAAGACGGTCGAGATGTTTCCTGGTATTCTCGTAACTGGTCCCGACCGCACGGGAAAGCGACCGGGCGTCCTTCGACCCCCCGGCGACGAGTTGCAGGATCCGCAGGCGGACCGGGTTCCCGAGGACGTCGAGGTAATCGGAGAGTTCCTCGAGGAAGTCGGGATCGGCGCCTGAGAGAAGGGTGCGGTCGCTCTCCGTCATGAAGAAATATGGGGGGGCATGATAGATAACCCGCGTGGTTTTGTGGCTCCGGCGGCGAGAAGGTGAGAACGCCCTCAGAGCCGGGACGTGCCCTGTTCCGGTTCTGTAGAAGCAGGCACGAGCCTCGGGCTCAAGCATACGCGATGAGAATCGTGGTGGTCTCCGGTGCGTGGATCCTTGTTCCCTCTTCGGAGCAGGACACCCCGTGGGAGCACCACCCCATTGCCGCCCCCACTGTCTTCGCGCGGCGGGGTTCCGGGGGGCGAGGCCCCCGCAGAGAGAGCAATCCGGATGATTTCAACAAAGCCCGATCCTGATGATTGATCGAGCCAGGGATACTTTTGAGA contains:
- a CDS encoding FHA domain-containing protein, whose translation is MTESDRTLLSGADPDFLEELSDYLDVLGNPVRLRILQLVAGGSKDARSLSRAVGTSYENTRKHLDRLLLAGLVTKEAGLSGETATGVHPVWKYALVPGGLERVVQNLALFGNLGIAADTHGVSLRLREMRDQVSSTFFGNVSLLLVVGGPEDGTVFPLEGRRYALGREDPAGAGAGVEAIALSPAYTAVTRVSRPHCRLVAAGEAWQIEDCESTGGTQVNAVPLRRHERRLLEDGDIIDLARGPQGARLLFTVPPSGQKSDHQA